Proteins encoded together in one Bradyrhizobium sp. PSBB068 window:
- the pyk gene encoding pyruvate kinase, whose translation MRRHRRAKIVATVGPASSSPEMLKALLLAGVDTFRLNFSHGTQSDHATVHAAIRRLEQDVGRPIGILMDLQGPKIRVGTLRDGKISAAAGETIRFVLSGSDGDRSAIPLPHREIFAAVAPGHDLLIDDGRVRVRVIGLGDDFIEAKVIVGGTISNHKGVNLPGTVLDLSPLTTKDRLDLEFGLKLGVDWVALSFVQKPSDIIEARSLVGDRAGLMAKIEKPAALERIDDIIQLCDAIMVARGDLGVEIPDEDVPGRQKELVRACRLAVKPVIVATQMLDSMVAAPTPTRAEVSDVATAIYDGADAVMLSAESATGRYPREAVEMMDRIIRSTEQHKMYRSIVEATQPGEEQTPPHAVATAAADLASVVHAAAIVAYTSSGTTAARVARKRPSLPILAITPSREVSRRLCLLWGAHSVLSDDVGSYEEMVERATALARAEQFASSRDLLVVVAGIPFGQAGSTNNLRVVSLP comes from the coding sequence ATGCGTCGTCATCGACGGGCCAAGATCGTCGCAACCGTCGGCCCCGCGAGCAGTTCTCCCGAGATGCTCAAGGCACTGCTGCTGGCGGGCGTCGATACATTCCGCCTGAATTTCAGTCACGGAACCCAGAGCGACCACGCGACCGTCCACGCCGCGATCCGGAGACTGGAACAGGACGTCGGCCGTCCGATCGGCATTCTGATGGATCTTCAGGGCCCGAAGATCCGCGTCGGCACCTTGCGCGACGGCAAGATCAGCGCGGCGGCCGGAGAGACCATCCGGTTCGTGCTGTCCGGGTCGGATGGCGACCGATCGGCGATTCCGCTGCCGCATCGGGAAATCTTTGCGGCGGTGGCTCCCGGCCACGACCTTCTGATCGACGATGGCCGGGTGCGCGTTCGCGTCATTGGTCTCGGTGACGATTTCATCGAAGCCAAGGTGATTGTCGGTGGCACGATCTCGAACCACAAGGGCGTCAATCTGCCGGGGACGGTGCTCGATCTTTCGCCGCTCACCACCAAGGACCGCCTCGATCTGGAGTTCGGCCTGAAGCTGGGCGTCGACTGGGTCGCCTTGTCGTTCGTGCAAAAGCCCTCCGACATCATCGAGGCGAGAAGCCTCGTCGGCGACCGCGCCGGCCTGATGGCCAAGATCGAGAAGCCGGCGGCGCTCGAGCGGATCGACGACATCATCCAGCTGTGCGACGCCATCATGGTTGCGCGCGGAGACCTCGGCGTCGAAATTCCGGATGAGGACGTGCCGGGGCGTCAGAAAGAGCTGGTACGGGCGTGCCGTCTCGCGGTGAAGCCCGTGATCGTCGCCACGCAAATGCTGGACTCGATGGTCGCCGCGCCGACTCCGACGCGCGCGGAGGTCTCCGACGTTGCGACCGCGATCTACGACGGCGCAGACGCAGTGATGCTGTCGGCGGAATCCGCGACGGGCCGCTATCCGCGCGAGGCCGTCGAGATGATGGATCGCATCATCCGCAGCACCGAACAACACAAGATGTATCGCTCGATCGTCGAGGCGACCCAGCCCGGCGAGGAGCAGACGCCGCCGCATGCCGTCGCGACGGCCGCTGCGGACCTCGCCTCCGTGGTTCACGCCGCGGCCATCGTGGCCTACACGTCGAGCGGCACCACCGCCGCGCGCGTCGCACGCAAGCGGCCGAGCCTGCCGATCCTCGCCATCACTCCAAGCCGCGAAGTGTCCCGCCGCCTGTGCCTGCTGTGGGGGGCTCACAGCGTCCTTTCCGACGATGTCGGGAGCTATGAGGAGATGGTCGAGCGCGCGACGGCCCTCGCGCGTGCAGAGCAGTTTGCATCAAGCCGCGACCTGCTGGTCGTCGTCGCCGGCATTCCCTTTGGACAAGCGGGAAGCACCAACAATCTGCGGGTCGTTTCGCTCCCCTGA
- a CDS encoding beta-lactamase family protein produces MLGGKWAAAMVAAGLMILAASGAQADSTHIAKIQAALDAWLADRSSAEKVTGVAAYVSFGDTGPAIEAFAGKIGSGPQDAPVRQGTLFQMGSTSKSFTAALILKLEAAGKLSIDDALGKWLPQYPAWKDVTIQRLLNMTSGIPNYSETEAMSRIWINDPTRELSAENLIDLVYPAGSGDLPKSKGYHYSNTNYILAGMIAAKAAGQSYRDLVHHMIIEAFGLHSTFYENGTYPDPVTDRLAHGYFDNPACADYQPKCTQSWNHALMGGDVRGMSTSWAQAAGGAIADARDVDRWMRAVLKGRVVPPKQQAEWMALVSIRTGEPIADVTADDPRGFSLGLGKAVLGSFGAHWFYQGETLGYRTLYVWFEKEELMITLQTNSQPAAEADKLHDLVGVIYDIVRGDAK; encoded by the coding sequence ATGTTGGGAGGCAAATGGGCGGCGGCGATGGTCGCGGCAGGCCTGATGATCCTCGCGGCTTCGGGCGCACAAGCGGATTCAACCCACATCGCCAAAATCCAGGCGGCCTTGGACGCATGGCTGGCCGACCGCAGCTCAGCTGAGAAGGTGACGGGAGTTGCCGCCTACGTCAGCTTCGGGGACACCGGCCCGGCTATCGAGGCGTTCGCCGGAAAGATCGGCAGCGGTCCGCAGGATGCTCCGGTCCGGCAGGGCACGCTGTTCCAGATGGGCAGCACGTCGAAGTCCTTCACGGCGGCCTTGATCCTGAAGCTCGAGGCTGCGGGCAAGCTGTCCATCGACGACGCGCTTGGCAAATGGCTTCCGCAATATCCGGCGTGGAAGGATGTGACGATCCAGCGTCTCCTCAACATGACGAGCGGCATCCCGAACTACTCCGAGACCGAAGCCATGTCCCGCATATGGATCAACGATCCCACGCGCGAGCTGAGTGCCGAAAACCTGATAGACCTCGTCTATCCTGCCGGAAGCGGCGACCTGCCTAAGAGCAAAGGCTACCATTATTCGAACACCAACTACATCCTCGCCGGCATGATCGCGGCAAAGGCAGCCGGCCAGTCTTATCGTGATCTCGTGCACCACATGATTATCGAAGCGTTCGGGTTGCACAGCACGTTCTACGAAAACGGGACATATCCGGACCCGGTGACCGATCGCCTGGCGCACGGCTATTTCGACAACCCTGCCTGCGCCGATTATCAACCCAAATGCACCCAGTCCTGGAATCACGCGCTGATGGGTGGTGACGTTCGCGGGATGAGCACCTCATGGGCTCAGGCGGCAGGTGGCGCGATCGCCGACGCGCGCGATGTGGACCGCTGGATGCGCGCCGTGCTCAAAGGACGCGTGGTGCCGCCGAAGCAGCAGGCGGAATGGATGGCACTCGTGTCGATCAGGACGGGTGAGCCGATCGCAGACGTAACGGCAGACGATCCGCGCGGATTCTCGCTCGGTCTCGGCAAGGCAGTTCTCGGATCGTTTGGCGCACACTGGTTTTATCAGGGCGAGACGCTCGGCTACCGAACGCTCTATGTGTGGTTCGAAAAGGAAGAACTGATGATTACGCTCCAGACGAACTCGCAGCCGGCGGCCGAAGCGGACAAGCTCCACGACCTCGTGGGTGTCATCTATGACATCGTGCGGGGTGACGCGAAATAG
- a CDS encoding YciI family protein: MLYAILAYHVEAEVKSWNADEDAAVMAGLREVHQRLKGRLGPAARLGETRKASTLRGPGHGVVIDGPFAETKEQLLGFYVINCADEAEAIAAARDLRSVNPSAVYEIRPLKLYIPGAPFPETAGPSDV; this comes from the coding sequence ATGCTTTATGCCATCCTGGCCTATCACGTCGAGGCCGAGGTCAAGTCGTGGAATGCCGATGAGGACGCAGCCGTGATGGCGGGCCTGCGCGAGGTCCATCAACGGCTGAAGGGCCGGCTCGGCCCGGCTGCACGGCTCGGCGAGACCCGCAAGGCCAGCACCCTGCGCGGGCCCGGCCATGGCGTCGTGATCGACGGCCCGTTCGCGGAGACCAAGGAGCAGTTGCTCGGCTTCTACGTGATCAATTGCGCCGATGAGGCGGAGGCGATCGCCGCGGCGCGCGACCTGCGCAGCGTCAACCCGTCGGCCGTCTACGAGATCCGCCCGCTGAAGCTCTACATCCCCGGCGCCCCTTTTCCGGAGACCGCGGGCCCGAGCGACGTGTAG
- a CDS encoding lytic murein transglycosylase, whose protein sequence is MIRGWQLAASALAIVAMVATLGAEANAAQCGNGPGGFEAWKEQFAGEARAKGVGATAIDALMQAHYASATIAADRGQRSFGLSLEQFMAKRGSATIVARGRSLKQSQAAMFASIQQRYGVPPGPLIAIWGMESGFGSQRGNQNMLSSIATLAYDCRRPEFFTEQLYAALKLIDRGSLSGSTRGSMHGEIGQTQFMPKNVLAYGTGNLDVAANALASTANFLRANGWRAGAGYQPGEPNFAAIEAWNAAGVYQKAIAIMGRQIDGQ, encoded by the coding sequence ATGATCAGGGGCTGGCAGCTTGCGGCGTCGGCGCTCGCCATCGTCGCGATGGTTGCAACGCTGGGCGCAGAGGCCAACGCGGCGCAGTGCGGCAACGGGCCCGGCGGGTTCGAAGCCTGGAAGGAGCAGTTTGCCGGTGAGGCGAGGGCCAAGGGCGTCGGCGCCACCGCGATCGACGCGTTGATGCAGGCGCATTATGCCAGCGCGACGATTGCCGCCGATCGCGGCCAGCGCAGCTTCGGCCTGTCGCTCGAGCAGTTCATGGCCAAGCGGGGATCGGCGACCATCGTGGCGCGCGGCCGATCGCTGAAGCAGTCGCAGGCGGCGATGTTCGCCTCGATCCAGCAGCGCTACGGCGTGCCGCCGGGACCGCTGATCGCGATCTGGGGCATGGAAAGCGGTTTCGGCAGCCAGCGCGGCAACCAGAACATGCTGTCGTCGATCGCGACGCTTGCCTACGACTGCCGCCGGCCGGAGTTCTTCACCGAGCAGCTCTATGCCGCGCTGAAGCTGATCGACCGCGGCAGTTTGTCCGGGAGCACGCGTGGTTCGATGCACGGAGAAATCGGCCAGACCCAGTTCATGCCGAAGAATGTCCTCGCCTACGGCACCGGCAATCTCGACGTCGCCGCCAATGCGCTGGCCTCGACGGCGAACTTCCTGCGCGCCAATGGCTGGCGCGCCGGCGCCGGCTATCAGCCCGGGGAACCCAACTTCGCGGCGATCGAGGCATGGAACGCGGCGGGGGTCTATCAGAAGGCGATCGCCATTATGGGACGGCAGATCGACGGCCAATGA
- a CDS encoding MerR family transcriptional regulator, with amino-acid sequence MKIQEAARHLGVSARTLRHYEAAGLIVPRRTSNGYRSYSAPEIERAAWVRDLIASGFSTRELRNLLSALEDGRRAARVSCAAVMQDKLDQIDRAIAALRKRRLALSRRLTGSDRDHRNA; translated from the coding sequence ATGAAGATTCAGGAGGCGGCCCGTCATCTCGGCGTCAGCGCGCGGACGCTTCGGCACTATGAAGCGGCCGGCCTGATCGTGCCGCGCCGGACGTCGAACGGCTATCGAAGCTATTCCGCGCCGGAGATCGAACGAGCTGCGTGGGTGCGGGACCTGATCGCCTCGGGTTTCTCGACCCGCGAGCTTCGCAATCTCCTGAGCGCGCTCGAAGACGGTCGGCGTGCAGCGCGTGTCAGCTGCGCCGCCGTGATGCAGGACAAGCTCGACCAGATCGACCGCGCGATCGCGGCGCTCCGCAAGCGGCGCCTTGCCTTGTCGCGACGGCTGACCGGATCGGATCGCGACCACCGCAACGCATGA
- a CDS encoding NUDIX hydrolase, with translation MTKSSKLVAAKRGKVLLVRRRSDGLWMFPGGRRRARETGKDCLKREIKEELPKLKLGRLSLWKEVTAKNKRSGRRMSDAIFIAKNAKGRLSIGDKKEIDRAAWQKPRGIRLTATSRYIRDRLFPRKQQRRR, from the coding sequence ATGACCAAGTCCTCCAAACTGGTGGCCGCGAAGCGCGGCAAAGTTCTCCTGGTTCGACGCCGATCTGACGGGTTGTGGATGTTCCCCGGCGGGCGCAGACGCGCGCGCGAAACCGGCAAGGATTGCCTCAAGCGCGAAATCAAGGAAGAGCTGCCGAAGCTCAAGCTCGGCCGGCTCAGCCTCTGGAAGGAAGTGACGGCCAAGAACAAGCGTTCCGGCCGCAGGATGAGCGATGCGATCTTCATCGCCAAGAACGCCAAGGGACGGCTGTCGATCGGCGACAAGAAGGAGATCGACCGCGCTGCCTGGCAGAAGCCCCGCGGGATTCGCCTGACCGCGACCTCCCGCTACATCCGCGACCGGCTGTTTCCGAGAAAGCAGCAGCGGCGCCGATAG